Part of the Propioniciclava sp. MC1595 genome is shown below.
CGACGGGTCGGGTGGGGCGAACTCGCCCGAGGAGGTCGGACGCCGCGCGGCCGCCTTCCGGCCGATCCTCGGCTCCTCCTGAGGGGTGCCTTTCAGTTGCTGAGTGCCAACTGAACGGAACCTGAGCCACTGAGTTTGACCCTGAGAAAATCTCAGCTAAATTGGTCCTCGTCCTCAGAGTCGCACCATCGGAGTACCAGATGTACCAGCCCCGCCGGATCGCGGAAGCCGCCTCGCCCGAAGTCGACGGCGCCGCCGCCTTCGTGGTCCCCGCGCGTCGCGCTGCTCGGAGCCGCTCCGACATCCTGCGCACCCGTGTTGCGCCGACCGCCGTGTCCGTGGCCCTGCTGGCCGCTTCCGGTGCGTTCGCGCTCAACCTGCGTGCCGCCGACGAGACCGCCAGCGCCGTTCCCGCCCCCGTCCGCGAGGCCGACACGCTGAGCCGCGACGCGGCCCGTGAGCTGGTCTCGACCGAGGAGACCACCGACGAGGCCTCGGCCGCCGTCGAGGAGGCCCCGGCCGAGCCCGTGGCCACCGAGGGTGACGCCGCCTTCGTGGCCGGCCAGTGGGCCGCCGCCTTCGGCGCCCCCGCCGGCACCAAGTTCATCCAGTCCGACACCGTGGTGCGCGTCCAGGCCAACGGCGACTCCGAGTCGCTCGGTTCGGTGAAGGAGGGCGACAAGATCTCGGTGACCGACAAGGTCGAGGGCAACTTCCGCCAGGTCGCCTTCAACGGCAAGGTCGGCTGGGTGCTCGACGCCCGCCTCGGCGACAAGGCCCCGGCCAAGCCCGAGCCGAAGCCGGCGCCCAAGGCCAAGGCGTCCACGAAGACGAGCACCGCGAGCGAGTCCGACTCGAGCGCCGCGTACACCGGCTCCACCAGCTACTCCGGCAAGACCGTCCTGGGCCTCAAGCCCAAGGCGATGGTCGTCTACAACGCCGTGACCGCCCGCTGGTCCTTCCAGGCCATCGGTGGCTACCGCGCCACGAACAACCGCTCGAACCACGGCTCCGGCGGCGCGATCGACTTCATGACCTACTCCGACTCCGCCAAGGGCTGGGCCGTCGCCCGCTACCTCGCCGCCAACGCGGGTGCGTTCGACGTCGACCACATCATCTTCGAGCAGAAGATCTGGACGCCCTACAAGCCGTACTGGCGCCCGATGGCCGACCGTGGCTCGATCACCGCGAACCACTACGACCACGTGCACGTGTCCGTGAACCTCTGACACCAGCGATTCCCAAAGAACCCAAGCCCTCGGCGCCCGCGCCGAGGGCTTGAGTTTTCTGCGCCGAGGGCTTGGGTTTCCCCGGTCCAGGGCGTGGGTTTGGGAGACCCCGCGCCGGGTGGCTGCCGGAGGCCTAGGCTGGCGTCCATGAGTGATGTCACCAAGACCGACGCCTGGGGCACGCTGACCCGGCTCAAGGAGAACTTCACCCCCGACCTGCGCGGCTGGTTCGAGGCTGACCCGAACCGCGCGAAGGCCTGGACGCGCGCGGCGGGAGACCTGCACGTCGACCTGTCGAAGAACCTGATCGACGACGAGGTCTTGGACGCCCTGGTCGCTCTCGCCGACGAGGTCGACCTGGCCGGCAAGCGCGACGCGATGCTGTCCGGCGTCCACATCAACAACACCGAGGACCGGGCGGTCCTGCACACGGCGCTGCGGCGTCCGAGCACCGACCAGCTCACGGTCGACGGCCAGGACGTGGTCGCCGACGTCCACGCCACGCTCGAGAAGGTGTACGCGTGGGCCGACAAGGTCCGCTCGGGGGAGTGGAAGGGCGTCACCGGCCAGCCGATCAAGACCGTGGTCAACATCGGCATCGGCGGCTCCGACCTGGGCCCGGTCATGGTGTACGAGGCGCTCAAGGCCTACAAGCAGGACGGCCTGGAGTGCCGGTTCGTCTCCAACATCGACCCCAGCGACGTCTACGAGAAGACGGTCGACCTCGACCCGACGACCACGCTGTTCATCGTGGCGTCCAAGACGTTCACCACGCTCGAGACCATCACCAACGCCAACATGGCGCGCACGTGGCTGCTCGAGGGGCTCGAGAAGGCCGGCGCGATCGACGGGTCGGACTCCTCGCGCACCGACGCGATCGCCAAGCACTTCGTCGCCGTGTCGACCGCCCTCGACAAGGTCGCGGACTTCGGCATCGACCCGGCCAACGCCTTCGGCTTCTGGGACTGGGTCGGTGGCCGCTACTCGGTCGACTCCGCGGTCGGCACCCCGATCGTGGTCGCCATCGGGCGTGAGAACTTCGAGGACTTCCTCGCCGGCTTCCACGCCATCGACACGCACTTCGCCGAGACGCCGTGGCGCGACAACGTGCCCGCGCTGATGGGCCTGCTCAACGTCTGGTACGTGAACTTCTTCAAGGCGCAGAGCCACGCGGTGCTGCCGTACGCGCAGTACCTGCACCGCTTCGCGGCGTACCTGCAGCAGCTGACGATGGAGTCCAACGGCAAGGGCGTGAAGGCCGACGGCACCCCGGTCACCACCGAGACCGGTGAGGTCTTCTGGGGCGAGCCGGGCACCAACGGCCAGCACGCCTTCTACCAGCTGATCCACCAGGGCACGCAGCTCATCCCGGCGGACTTCATCGCCGTGGCGACGCCGCACCGCGCCCTGACCGACGGCGGCCAGGACGTGCACGAACTGTTCCTGGCGAACTTCTTCGCCCAGACCAAGGCGCTGGCGTTCGGCAAGACCGCCGACGAGGTGCGCGCCGACGGCGTGGCCGAGGAGCTCGTGACCGCCAAGGTGTTCAAGGGCAACCGCCCGACGACGTCGATCATGGCCCCGTCCCTGACCCCGTCGGTCGTCGGACAGCTGATCGCGCTGTACGAGCACATCACGTTTACCCAGGGCGTGGTGTGGGGGATCAACAGCTTCGACCAGTGGGGCGTCGAGCTGGGCAAGGTCCTCGCCAAGCAGATCACCCCGGCCATCGGCGGCGACGCCGAGGCCCTTGAGGCCCAGGACCCGTCCACCAAGGCCCTCATCGAGTACTACCGGGCGAACCGGGCCTGACGCCGTAGGGCGCGACACTCACCTTCGTCACGTTCTCGGGGGAAGAGATTCCCCCTCATCTGTGACGAAGGTGAGTGTCGTCCCGGAAGGTACGCTCGACCGGGTGACGACCAACCCCCGCCGCCGGCGTCCGGTGCTGCGCACGCTCAGCACCCTGCTGGTGCTGGCGGGCCTCGGTGCGGCGAGCGTCGCCGGCCCCACGCTGTGGACCCGGTTCGTGGCGCGCGACCGCAACCTCACCGCTGAACAGGCCCCGGCCCGCGACGTGGCGATCATCTTCGGCGCGGAGATGTACCCCTCGGGGCGCCCGTCGCCGTACCTGAAGGCGCGCCTCGACCTCGGCGCCGAGCTCTACGACGCCGGCAAGGCCCAGGTGCTCATCGTTTCGGGCGACAACGCCGCCGAGCACCACCACGAAACCACGAACATGAAGCGCTACCTCGTCAGCCGGGGCGTCCCGGCCGAGCGTGTCGTCGAGGACGAGCACGGCCTCGACACCTACGACACGTGCGTCCGCGCCCGCGAGGTGTTCGGCATCACCGAGGCGTTGCTGGTCAGCCAGCGCTACCACCTGCACCGTGCGGTCGCGACGTGCGAGGCCGTCGGGGTGGACGCCGTGGGCGTGGGTGACGTGTCGGTCAAGGCCACCAGCAAGCGCTGGGACGAGTTCGCCACCCGTGAGGTCGGCGCCAACCTCAAGATGGTCTGGGACGTCACGACCCGGCGGACCCCGAACCTCGAGGGCGATCCGGACGCCGTCAGGCGTGCGCTGGGCGCGTGAACGCGTCCTGGGGCACGCCCACCAGCAGCACCAGCGCGCAGATAGCGGCCGTCACCCCACACAGCGTCCACACGACGAGGTAACCCGACAGGGGAGCGGCCGTCTGCCCGGCCTCGACCGCCGCCGCGGAGACGCCCTGGAAGAGCGCCACCCCGAACACCGCCGACGCGATCGAGCCGCCGACGGTCTTGGTCGCGTTGGTCAGGCCGGTCGCCATGCCCGAGCGGGCTTCGGGCGCCGCAGCGGCCGCCGCCGACGGCAGCGCGGCCACCAACAAGCCTGAGCCCAAACCGGCGACCACCATGTTCGTCAGCGTCTGCACCAGCGTGTCGTGGAACGGCAGGAACAGCAGGTAGCCCACCGCCACGAAGGCCGCCGCCACGACGAGCGCCAGCCGCGGCGACAGCAGGCGCGACACCACCGGCAGCAGCAGCGCCCCGATCGCCAGGGACAACACGTAGGCGCCGATGATGTAGGACACCGTCCCGGCGGTGAGTCCCAGCCCGTAACCGACTGCAGAAGGGTCGGTGCGGGCGAACGTCGACAGCGGCACCTGCGCGCCGAGCACCGAGACGCCGAACAGGGTCGCGGTCAGTTGGACCGGCCACTGGGCGGGGGCAGCGAGCATGCGCACGTCGACCAGCGGCTCCTCCACACGCAGGGAGTGCCGCACGAACGGCACCAGCAACCCGAACGCGGCCAGCAGCGCCAGCCACGTCCAGATCGAGCCGACGCCGACCAACCGCACCAGCGACAGCCCGGCCATCAGGGCCACAAGGGACGCGGTCAGCCAGGCGATGCCACCCAGGTCCAGCTTCCCGGCCGCGGTCGGCGGCATCGAGGGCACCCAGAGCCAGATCGCGAGCAGGCACAGCGTCACCGCGACCGCGGGCAGCGCGAGCACGACCCCGAACGGCAGCACGTCGACCAGCGCCCCGCCGGCCAGGGCCCCGGCGATCACGCCCGCCTCGAGGGCGAAGACGAGCACGCCGGCGGCGCGGCGGGTGCCGGCGGGCGCGTCGACCGCGCCGGCCCGGCGCGCGGTCAGGTAGATGATCGCGACCTCCAGCGGCAGCCAGACCGCGTAGGCCCCCTGCAACCCCCACGCCACGAGCAGCGTCGCGAACGACGGCGCCACCGCCACCCCCCACGACGCCAGCGCGGTGACCAGCGTCGAGACCAGCAGGATCCTCTTGTGGCCCCACAGGTCGCCCATCTTGGCCAGGATCGGCACCGACAGGGCCGACACCATCAGCTGGGCGGCCTCGAGCCAGTTCACGTCGGCGTCGTGCACGCCCGAGTGCCGGGCGATGTCGGTGAGGATCGGCGTGTAGTAGCCCTGCAGGATGCCCGACGTCACCTCCACCAGCGCCAGCGCCGCCACGATGGCGCCGAGCCCCGCCAGCCACGGACGCCGTGCGGCCCGCCTCGCCTCGCGTGTGGTCATGCACAGGCCTCCTCGATCAGTCGGGTCATGAACCGGACGCCCTCGGCCAGCGTCGCCACCGCCACCTGCTCGTCGGCGGCGTGGAGGCGGGCGCGGTCGGCGTCCGACATGCGCAGGGGCGCGAACCGGTAGACGTGGTCGCACCACGGCGAGAACCGGCGGGCGTCGGTGGCGCCGTTCTGCACGTACGGCGAGGCCACCGCGTCGGGGAACACCTCGCCGATCACGCGCACGAGCAGCGCCCAGCGGTCGTCGTCGGTCCGCGAGACCCGCGATGCCTCGGTCGACTCGACGATCTCGATCGACACCGACCGGTCCCGCACCGCCCGCCGCAGGTGGGCGACGGCGGCGGCCACCGTCGTGTCGGTGTCCAGGCGCAGGTTCACCACGGCCTCGGCGCGGGTGGCCAGCACATTGGACGCCGGCGACCCGGCCAGCTGCGTCACGGCCATCGTCGTGCGGGCGATCGCCGCGGTCTCGGGGCCGAGCGCGACCAGCGCGCGGGCGAAGACGGGGGAGAGGGCGTCCGCACGGGTGTACAGCGCGCGCAGCGGGCTGGTCGCGTGCTCGCCCAGGGTGCGCAGCATCGCGACGGTCGGCTCGGCCAGCCGGGCCGGGAACGGGTGCCGCTCCAGCCGCAGGATGGCCCGGGCGATCCGGGCGGTGGCCCCGTGCCGGTGGGGCGTGGAGGCGTGGCCGCCGGCGTCCGTCGTCGACAGCCGCACGGTCGCGATGCCCTTCTCGGCGACGGCGACCATGGCTGCGGAGCGCCCCACGCCGGGCAGCACGCCCGCGTCCACGACCGCGCCGCCCTCGTCGAGCACGAGCCACGGCCGAACCCCACGCCCCCGCAGGAGTTCGGCCGCCTCCTGCGCGGTGGTGCCGGCGACCTCCTCGTTGTCGCCGAACAGCAGCCAGACGTCGCGCCGCGGCGCGAACCCGGCGGCCAGCAGGGCCTCGACCGCCTCCGCGACGACCAGCAGCATCCCCTTGTCGTCGAGCACGCCGCGCCCGATGAGCTTGCCGTCCACGACCCGCGCCTCGAACGGGTCGCCGCTCCACTCCTGGCCGGTCACGGGCACCACGTCCTGGTGGGCCATGAGGACCAGCGCGTCGGCGTCCGGGTCGCTGCCGGGCCAGCGGAACAGCAGCCCGTGCGGCCCCACCCGCGTCAGCTCGCACCGCTCGTGCAGCAGCGGGTACAGCTCGGCGAGGGTGCAGTGCAGCGCCTCGAAGGGGGTCGGGTCGGTGGCGGCGGGGTCGGGGGCCGCGACGGTCGGGTGGGCGACCAGCCGTGCGAGCCGGGCGGCGAGCGCGTCCATCGCGTCAGGGTAGGGGTCGGACGCCGCGGGCGCCAGAGGGCGCGTGGGCGGGTCGGCCTACCGGGTGGACCCGAAGCGGAAGGTCACCTTCGCGTCGGGGGAGACCCCGAGGATGATGCCTCGGTAGAAGTTCTCGGCCTGGTCCTGGAGGAGGTCGCGGTTGGCGTCCACGTGCTCGCGCTTGGCGTCGTCGTCGAGCAGCTCGGTGATGACGGCGGCCGTGTCGATCTCGGGGGTGACCCAGCTGAGGATGCCGTTGTTCTCCAGCGCGGTCTTGAACGAGACGTCGTCGTACCCGATGAACTCGAAGGCGGGGATGCTGACGAGGTAGGTGTCCTCGCCGGTACGGGTGAGCACGACGTCGGCGCCGTCGATGCCGAGCAGGGCGCGGTAGTTGTACTGGAGGAACTTGGTGCGGCCCGTGCCGGGGATGCGCTGGCCCAGGATCGTGCCCTGGGTGCTCTCCTCGGCGATGCCCTGGATGCCGAGGCTGACCAGGACCACCTCCTCCTGGCGCTCGATCGCCTGGATCACCTGGGTGTCGCGCGACTCCGTCACGGTGCCGACGGGCTTGGTCAAGGTCGGGAGGATGAACGCGAACACCACGGCGCCCCCGGCGACGAGGCCGACGACCAGGGCGAGGACGCCGGCGAGCCAGGGCCTCACGTGTGCACCGCCGAGTCGCGCCGCTGCTGGGACAAGCGGGCCAGCTTGGCGCTGCGCCGGTCGCTGAGCACGATCGACACCACCAGGGCCAGTCCGCCGACCGCGGCGAGCAGGAAGAACACCACGGCCAGCACCGGGTAGCCCAGGAAGAGCGGGCCGCCCGAGCCCGACCGCGTCATCAGGGCGGCCGCGATCGTGATGGCCGCCAGCACGATGCCGATCGTGAGCCGGTTGACCATGCGGTGGGCGTCGCGCATGACGCGGTCCTCGTCGATGGCCCTCACCCGCACCTCGAGCTCGCCGTCGGCCAGCGCCGAGACGATCTGGTTGGCCCGGCGGGGGAGGTTCTCGGCGAACTCCTTGGACTCCAGCGCCCCCACGGCCACGGTCGCCAGCGACGGCTTGGCCGAGGCGGCGAGCGCGCGCGGCAGGTGGTCGGCGATCGCGGCGGCCGGCACGAAGCCGGGGTCGAGGTGCTGGGCGCTCTGGTCGAGGTTCATCAGGGTCTTGCCGACCAGCGACATCTCGGCCGGTGGGCGCAGTCCGTGGTCGCCCGACAACCGGACGAGCTCGACCAGGATCGTGCCCGCCTGCAGGTCGGCGCCCAGCGAGAGGGTGCCCGAGACCAGGTGGGAGACCTCGTCGCGGAAGCTCGCGGCGTCGTAGTCCTCCAGTGGGTGGCCGAGCCCGGCGAGGGTGGCGGCCACGGACTCGCCGTCGGCCTCGGAGACCGCGAGCAGCAGCTTGATCAGCCGCGACTGCAGGCGCTTGGGGACGGTGGTGACCATGCCGAGGTCGATCAGGCCGATCTTCCCGTCGT
Proteins encoded:
- a CDS encoding M20/M25/M40 family metallo-hydrolase — protein: MDALAARLARLVAHPTVAAPDPAATDPTPFEALHCTLAELYPLLHERCELTRVGPHGLLFRWPGSDPDADALVLMAHQDVVPVTGQEWSGDPFEARVVDGKLIGRGVLDDKGMLLVVAEAVEALLAAGFAPRRDVWLLFGDNEEVAGTTAQEAAELLRGRGVRPWLVLDEGGAVVDAGVLPGVGRSAAMVAVAEKGIATVRLSTTDAGGHASTPHRHGATARIARAILRLERHPFPARLAEPTVAMLRTLGEHATSPLRALYTRADALSPVFARALVALGPETAAIARTTMAVTQLAGSPASNVLATRAEAVVNLRLDTDTTVAAAVAHLRRAVRDRSVSIEIVESTEASRVSRTDDDRWALLVRVIGEVFPDAVASPYVQNGATDARRFSPWCDHVYRFAPLRMSDADRARLHAADEQVAVATLAEGVRFMTRLIEEACA
- a CDS encoding MFS transporter, with the translated sequence MTTREARRAARRPWLAGLGAIVAALALVEVTSGILQGYYTPILTDIARHSGVHDADVNWLEAAQLMVSALSVPILAKMGDLWGHKRILLVSTLVTALASWGVAVAPSFATLLVAWGLQGAYAVWLPLEVAIIYLTARRAGAVDAPAGTRRAAGVLVFALEAGVIAGALAGGALVDVLPFGVVLALPAVAVTLCLLAIWLWVPSMPPTAAGKLDLGGIAWLTASLVALMAGLSLVRLVGVGSIWTWLALLAAFGLLVPFVRHSLRVEEPLVDVRMLAAPAQWPVQLTATLFGVSVLGAQVPLSTFARTDPSAVGYGLGLTAGTVSYIIGAYVLSLAIGALLLPVVSRLLSPRLALVVAAAFVAVGYLLFLPFHDTLVQTLTNMVVAGLGSGLLVAALPSAAAAAAPEARSGMATGLTNATKTVGGSIASAVFGVALFQGVSAAAVEAGQTAAPLSGYLVVWTLCGVTAAICALVLLVGVPQDAFTRPAHA
- a CDS encoding SH3 domain-containing protein, which codes for MYQPRRIAEAASPEVDGAAAFVVPARRAARSRSDILRTRVAPTAVSVALLAASGAFALNLRAADETASAVPAPVREADTLSRDAARELVSTEETTDEASAAVEEAPAEPVATEGDAAFVAGQWAAAFGAPAGTKFIQSDTVVRVQANGDSESLGSVKEGDKISVTDKVEGNFRQVAFNGKVGWVLDARLGDKAPAKPEPKPAPKAKASTKTSTASESDSSAAYTGSTSYSGKTVLGLKPKAMVVYNAVTARWSFQAIGGYRATNNRSNHGSGGAIDFMTYSDSAKGWAVARYLAANAGAFDVDHIIFEQKIWTPYKPYWRPMADRGSITANHYDHVHVSVNL
- the pgi gene encoding glucose-6-phosphate isomerase yields the protein MSDVTKTDAWGTLTRLKENFTPDLRGWFEADPNRAKAWTRAAGDLHVDLSKNLIDDEVLDALVALADEVDLAGKRDAMLSGVHINNTEDRAVLHTALRRPSTDQLTVDGQDVVADVHATLEKVYAWADKVRSGEWKGVTGQPIKTVVNIGIGGSDLGPVMVYEALKAYKQDGLECRFVSNIDPSDVYEKTVDLDPTTTLFIVASKTFTTLETITNANMARTWLLEGLEKAGAIDGSDSSRTDAIAKHFVAVSTALDKVADFGIDPANAFGFWDWVGGRYSVDSAVGTPIVVAIGRENFEDFLAGFHAIDTHFAETPWRDNVPALMGLLNVWYVNFFKAQSHAVLPYAQYLHRFAAYLQQLTMESNGKGVKADGTPVTTETGEVFWGEPGTNGQHAFYQLIHQGTQLIPADFIAVATPHRALTDGGQDVHELFLANFFAQTKALAFGKTADEVRADGVAEELVTAKVFKGNRPTTSIMAPSLTPSVVGQLIALYEHITFTQGVVWGINSFDQWGVELGKVLAKQITPAIGGDAEALEAQDPSTKALIEYYRANRA
- a CDS encoding vancomycin high temperature exclusion protein; this translates as MTTNPRRRRPVLRTLSTLLVLAGLGAASVAGPTLWTRFVARDRNLTAEQAPARDVAIIFGAEMYPSGRPSPYLKARLDLGAELYDAGKAQVLIVSGDNAAEHHHETTNMKRYLVSRGVPAERVVEDEHGLDTYDTCVRAREVFGITEALLVSQRYHLHRAVATCEAVGVDAVGVGDVSVKATSKRWDEFATREVGANLKMVWDVTTRRTPNLEGDPDAVRRALGA